A window of Phyllobacterium sp. T1293 contains these coding sequences:
- a CDS encoding LysR substrate-binding domain-containing protein, whose translation MMSKPRIPPLGSLRAFEASARLLSFRLAGDELGVTQSAISHRISELEAILGVKLFERLPRGVAMTDAGTLYYPYMRDAFEKIARGTALINRLGTTDDLALETYATFAIRWLIPRLTDFRKVNANLAIRIGTSQLDWELNIDSCDIGIIHTTRPERMNLHYRLLVKAEMFPVCSAQVAAKIAGDNSVKALNKVPRLALYTAPEDWGTWLDAAGIADTGQAVTLKFDTYLAALQSALDGQGLAIAPGFLVADDLKAGRLVAPFPLKVPQPGAWYMICRKERVNEARIRQFEKWLVEQFGVV comes from the coding sequence ATGATGTCGAAGCCCAGAATACCGCCGCTCGGCTCATTGCGTGCGTTTGAAGCCTCGGCGCGATTGCTCAGTTTTCGCCTTGCGGGCGATGAGCTTGGCGTGACCCAATCGGCGATCAGCCATCGCATTTCCGAACTTGAAGCAATTCTGGGGGTGAAACTGTTCGAGCGCTTGCCGCGCGGCGTGGCGATGACCGATGCCGGGACGCTCTATTATCCCTATATGCGCGATGCCTTTGAAAAGATCGCGCGCGGCACGGCGCTGATCAACCGGCTTGGCACGACGGATGATCTGGCGCTTGAAACCTACGCGACCTTTGCCATTCGCTGGCTCATTCCGCGTCTGACGGATTTCCGCAAGGTCAATGCAAACCTTGCCATCCGCATTGGCACCAGCCAGCTTGACTGGGAACTCAACATCGACAGCTGCGATATCGGCATTATCCACACCACGCGGCCTGAGCGGATGAACCTGCATTATCGCCTGTTGGTGAAAGCAGAAATGTTTCCGGTCTGCAGTGCGCAGGTTGCGGCAAAGATCGCGGGCGATAACAGTGTCAAAGCATTGAACAAGGTGCCGCGCCTTGCACTCTATACGGCGCCTGAAGATTGGGGGACGTGGCTGGATGCGGCAGGCATTGCCGACACCGGTCAGGCTGTGACGCTGAAATTCGACACCTATCTCGCCGCCCTGCAATCGGCGCTGGATGGTCAGGGACTGGCCATCGCACCGGGTTTTCTCGTGGCGGATGATCTCAAAGCCGGGCGTCTGGTGGCACCCTTCCCGCTGAAAGTCCCGCAACCCGGTGCCTGGTACATGATCTGCCGCAAAGAGCGGGTCAATGAAGCCCGCATCCGCCAGTTTGAGAAATGGCTGGTGGAACAGTTTGGGGTTGTGTGA
- a CDS encoding thioesterase family protein translates to MSEGELYRSAPISMEKEWIDYNGHLNMAYYNVVFDRGGDEFLAELGFGPKYAAERKLTIYTAEVHICYVQEIHLDHVVTVTSQLIDFDGKRLHTYNEIIHRDGWVAATSEVLSLHVDMNGPKVVPFPEDVLPKLEFYKQAHSKLELPARVGRAIGIKRK, encoded by the coding sequence ATGTCAGAAGGTGAATTATACCGCTCCGCGCCGATCTCCATGGAAAAGGAATGGATCGATTATAACGGCCATCTGAACATGGCCTATTACAATGTGGTGTTTGATCGTGGTGGTGATGAATTCCTTGCGGAGCTTGGTTTCGGGCCAAAATATGCGGCGGAGCGGAAGCTGACGATTTACACCGCCGAGGTCCATATCTGCTATGTGCAGGAGATCCATCTGGATCATGTGGTGACTGTGACGAGCCAGCTGATCGATTTCGACGGCAAGCGCCTGCACACCTATAATGAGATCATCCACCGCGATGGCTGGGTAGCCGCGACCTCGGAAGTTCTGTCGCTGCATGTGGATATGAACGGGCCCAAGGTTGTGCCGTTTCCGGAGGACGTGCTGCCCAAGCTTGAGTTTTACAAGCAGGCCCACTCAAAGCTGGAGCTACCTGCGCGGGTGGGCAGAGCGATTGGGATTAAGCGGAAGTAG
- a CDS encoding GlxA family transcriptional regulator has product MMNSETSPLFLPNTRTLEVTVLVFSGASLMCVASTIDPMRAANRVSGSNLFKWQIVSLDGNPAITTCGLPIAVSGAFDPSDKADMLLMIGGFGTSDISRTTFTASLRRATHRYQMIGGIEAGSWLLGRAGLLRGRRATTHWEDMEEFTAEFPETDVRPDRYVIDGPVFTTGGASPTFDLMLHLIRSRCGMSVALDVASVFIYDEAHASNDAQPLVSLGRLDDVHPKLATAIRLMEGHLDAPLTIGAIAKRCGLSARSLEKIFAKAVGEGPGRYYLRLRLKIARRLITDTKTPLADIAARTGFSSAAAFARTFRTFEGKTPSSLRTNANR; this is encoded by the coding sequence TTGATGAATAGCGAAACGTCGCCACTCTTTTTGCCCAACACCAGAACGCTCGAAGTGACAGTTCTCGTCTTCAGCGGTGCATCGCTGATGTGTGTGGCATCCACAATTGATCCCATGCGTGCAGCCAATCGCGTCTCGGGCAGCAACCTGTTCAAATGGCAGATCGTTTCACTGGATGGAAACCCTGCTATCACCACCTGCGGCCTGCCGATAGCCGTCTCCGGCGCGTTCGATCCGTCTGACAAAGCCGATATGCTGCTGATGATCGGCGGCTTCGGCACATCGGATATTTCGCGCACGACCTTTACCGCCAGTCTGCGCCGTGCCACGCACCGCTACCAGATGATCGGTGGCATTGAAGCGGGGTCATGGCTGCTTGGCCGTGCAGGGTTGCTCCGCGGACGCCGGGCTACAACCCACTGGGAAGATATGGAGGAGTTCACCGCCGAATTTCCTGAAACCGATGTGCGACCGGATCGTTATGTCATTGACGGTCCTGTCTTCACCACCGGCGGCGCATCGCCAACCTTTGACCTGATGCTGCATCTCATCCGTTCGCGCTGCGGCATGTCCGTCGCGCTCGATGTTGCAAGCGTCTTTATCTATGACGAAGCCCATGCGTCCAATGATGCCCAGCCGCTTGTTTCTCTGGGGCGGCTTGATGATGTGCATCCGAAACTCGCCACTGCAATCCGGCTGATGGAAGGACATCTCGATGCGCCGTTGACCATTGGGGCAATCGCCAAACGTTGCGGTCTCAGCGCCCGCAGTCTTGAAAAGATATTTGCAAAAGCAGTCGGCGAGGGCCCCGGTCGCTATTATCTGCGCCTGCGCCTGAAGATCGCACGGCGGTTGATTACAGACACCAAAACACCGCTTGCGGATATCGCTGCGCGCACGGGGTTTTCGTCCGCCGCAGCCTTCGCCCGCACATTCCGCACCTTTGAAGGCAAGACGCCGAGCAGTTTGCGCACAAACGCCAATCGTTAG
- a CDS encoding 3-keto-5-aminohexanoate cleavage protein: MGLTPNRDVFITCAVTGAGDTTGRSDKVPVTPRQIADECISAANAGAAVAHIHVRDPKTGKGSRDIALYTEVVDLIKASGVDMVLNLTAGMGGDLTLGSTEQPMPPSPVGTDMVGATERLVHVAKLRPEICTLDCGTMNFGEGDYVMTNTPAMLKDMAAQIKALGVRPEVEIFDTGHLLLAKWLYDQKLLEDPVMVQLCMGIPWGAPDDINTLLALTNNLPSNWTFSAFSIGRNQMPYAAMAMLAGGNIRVGLEDNIWLDKGVLATNGQLVERAVKVAEGMGAKILGPDEVRARMKLTKGW; this comes from the coding sequence ATGGGACTCACCCCCAATCGCGACGTATTCATTACCTGCGCCGTCACAGGTGCCGGTGACACAACAGGCCGGTCAGACAAGGTTCCGGTCACTCCGCGCCAGATCGCCGACGAGTGCATTTCCGCCGCCAATGCGGGTGCCGCTGTCGCTCACATCCATGTGCGTGATCCGAAGACCGGCAAGGGTTCGCGCGACATTGCGCTCTATACGGAAGTGGTCGATCTGATCAAGGCGTCAGGCGTCGACATGGTTCTGAACCTCACCGCCGGTATGGGCGGTGATCTCACTCTTGGTTCCACCGAACAGCCCATGCCGCCCTCACCCGTCGGTACGGATATGGTCGGCGCCACGGAACGTCTGGTGCATGTGGCAAAGCTGCGCCCGGAAATTTGCACGCTTGATTGCGGCACGATGAATTTCGGCGAAGGCGATTACGTCATGACCAACACGCCAGCCATGCTGAAAGACATGGCGGCGCAGATCAAGGCGCTCGGCGTGCGTCCGGAAGTCGAAATTTTCGACACCGGTCATCTGCTCCTTGCCAAATGGCTCTATGATCAGAAGCTGCTGGAAGACCCCGTGATGGTGCAGCTCTGCATGGGCATTCCATGGGGCGCGCCAGATGATATCAACACGCTACTGGCACTCACCAACAATCTGCCATCCAACTGGACGTTTTCGGCTTTCTCCATTGGCCGCAACCAGATGCCCTATGCCGCCATGGCAATGCTCGCGGGCGGCAATATCCGCGTCGGACTTGAAGACAATATCTGGCTCGACAAGGGCGTTCTTGCCACCAACGGCCAACTGGTCGAACGGGCGGTGAAAGTTGCCGAAGGCATGGGTGCAAAAATCCTCGGCCCTGACGAGGTTCGCGCCCGCATGAAACTGACAAAGGGCTGGTGA
- a CDS encoding carnitine 3-dehydrogenase: MTTIRKAAAVGGGVIGAGWVARLILNGIDVSIFDPDPEAERKVSEVMKNSRRAYRTMVPGGLPKEGKLTFAKTIAEAVAGANFIQESVPERLDLKHKVLAEIDKHAAVDAIIGSSTSGILPSDMQTSMQHPERLVVGHPYNPVYLLPLVEIVGGKLTSPEAIETARELYASIGMKPVVIRKEIEAFVGDRLLEAVWREALWLIKDDITTVEELDDIMRYSFGIRWAQMGMFQVYRVAGGEAGMRHFMAQFGPCLSWPWTKLMDVPELTDELVDKIATQSDEQAHGLSIRELERIRDDNLVAIMDALSRQNKGKGWGAGALYKDYTKQLSKLAKKPAISKAAEKAKSTKPKKKG, encoded by the coding sequence ATGACGACAATTCGCAAAGCGGCAGCCGTCGGCGGTGGTGTCATCGGCGCGGGCTGGGTCGCCCGCCTCATCCTCAACGGCATCGACGTTTCGATCTTCGATCCTGATCCGGAAGCAGAACGCAAGGTCAGCGAGGTGATGAAAAATTCACGCCGCGCTTACAGGACCATGGTTCCCGGTGGTCTGCCGAAAGAAGGCAAACTGACTTTTGCCAAGACCATTGCTGAAGCTGTCGCCGGTGCCAATTTCATTCAGGAAAGCGTACCGGAACGGCTTGATCTGAAACACAAGGTGCTGGCGGAAATCGACAAGCATGCGGCTGTTGACGCAATCATCGGTTCGTCCACATCGGGCATTTTGCCATCGGATATGCAGACATCAATGCAGCATCCGGAGCGTCTTGTCGTCGGCCATCCCTATAATCCGGTTTATCTGCTTCCCCTCGTGGAAATCGTCGGCGGCAAGCTGACATCGCCGGAAGCCATCGAAACAGCCCGCGAACTCTATGCCTCTATCGGTATGAAACCGGTTGTCATCCGCAAGGAAATCGAAGCCTTTGTCGGCGATCGCCTGCTTGAAGCCGTCTGGCGCGAGGCGCTGTGGCTGATCAAGGATGATATTACCACCGTCGAAGAACTCGACGATATCATGCGATATTCTTTCGGCATTCGCTGGGCGCAGATGGGCATGTTCCAGGTCTATCGCGTGGCGGGCGGCGAAGCGGGTATGCGCCACTTCATGGCACAGTTCGGCCCCTGCCTCTCATGGCCATGGACCAAGCTGATGGACGTGCCTGAACTGACCGACGAGTTGGTCGACAAGATCGCCACCCAGTCCGACGAGCAGGCGCATGGCCTTTCGATCCGCGAACTGGAACGCATCCGCGACGATAATCTGGTTGCCATCATGGATGCCCTCTCCCGCCAGAACAAGGGCAAGGGCTGGGGTGCCGGTGCGCTCTACAAGGATTACACGAAGCAGCTGTCAAAGCTGGCAAAGAAGCCCGCCATTTCAAAAGCTGCTGAGAAAGCCAAATCCACCAAACCGAAGAAGAAGGGTTAA
- a CDS encoding acyl-CoA dehydrogenase family protein yields MDFGLSEEQRLIVETTRAFVENELYPHEAEVERTGVLRKELADELKQKAIAAGLYAANMPESVGGAGLDTVTWLLYEKELGRANYALHWSCVGRPSNILLAGTDAQKEKYLYPCIRGEKSDCLAMTEPGAGSDLRGMKATAVEKGGDWIVNGTKHFISHALEADFVILFVASGEEDTPRGKKKKITAFFVDKDHPGMTIREGYRNVSHRGYTNAVIEFDDCRLPADAILGEVHKGFEVANTWLGATRLQVAATCLGRAERALGHAIEYAAQRVQFGQQIGKFQGVSFKLADMATELKAADLLTFEAGWKFDQGTVTDQDMAMAKLKATEVLAFVADEAIQIHGGMGLMDDLPLERIWRDARVERIWEGTSEIQRHIISRALLRPHGA; encoded by the coding sequence ATGGATTTCGGTCTTTCGGAGGAGCAAAGGCTGATTGTCGAGACAACCCGCGCCTTTGTTGAAAACGAGCTTTACCCGCATGAAGCGGAAGTCGAGCGCACGGGTGTCCTGCGCAAGGAATTGGCTGACGAACTGAAGCAAAAGGCGATTGCCGCCGGTCTTTATGCAGCGAACATGCCTGAAAGCGTTGGCGGTGCCGGTCTCGATACGGTGACATGGCTGCTCTATGAAAAGGAACTTGGCCGCGCCAATTATGCGTTGCACTGGTCCTGCGTCGGGCGTCCCTCGAACATTCTGCTCGCCGGTACAGACGCACAGAAGGAAAAATACCTTTACCCCTGCATTCGCGGCGAAAAGTCCGATTGTCTTGCCATGACCGAGCCCGGCGCGGGTTCGGATTTGCGCGGCATGAAGGCGACAGCCGTGGAAAAAGGCGGCGACTGGATCGTCAACGGTACGAAACATTTCATCAGCCATGCGCTGGAAGCGGATTTTGTCATCCTCTTCGTAGCCTCAGGTGAAGAAGACACGCCGCGCGGCAAGAAGAAAAAGATCACTGCCTTCTTCGTCGACAAGGATCATCCGGGGATGACCATTCGCGAGGGTTATCGCAATGTCTCGCACCGGGGCTATACCAACGCCGTCATCGAGTTCGATGATTGCCGCCTGCCCGCCGACGCTATCCTTGGCGAAGTGCATAAGGGATTTGAGGTCGCCAATACTTGGCTCGGTGCCACACGGCTGCAGGTTGCGGCCACTTGCCTTGGCCGGGCGGAACGCGCGCTTGGCCACGCCATCGAATATGCGGCGCAGCGGGTGCAGTTTGGCCAGCAGATCGGCAAGTTTCAGGGCGTTTCATTCAAGCTCGCCGATATGGCGACGGAACTGAAAGCCGCTGATCTGCTGACTTTCGAAGCCGGATGGAAATTCGATCAGGGTACGGTAACAGATCAGGACATGGCCATGGCCAAGCTGAAAGCAACGGAAGTGCTCGCCTTTGTTGCCGATGAAGCCATCCAGATTCATGGTGGCATGGGATTGATGGATGACCTGCCGCTTGAGCGCATCTGGCGCGATGCCCGTGTGGAGCGTATCTGGGAAGGCACATCCGAAATCCAGCGCCACATCATATCCCGCGCCCTGCTTCGCCCGCATGGAGCCTGA
- a CDS encoding acetate--CoA ligase family protein: MPKLDRLLRPKTIAVFGGLQAAEVIKQSQKMGFSGEIWPVHPKHDEILGLKAYRSVADLPGSPDAAFVGVNRFLTIDIVRQLRERGAGVAVCYASGFLEAGADDADGARLQDELIEAAGDMPIIGPNCYGLINYCDGALLWPDQHGGRRLAADERGVAIITQSSNIAINMTMQTRGLPIAHVMTAGNQAQTGLPDMAIALLEDERVTALGLHIEAFQSAAKFEVLAKRARELNKPIVAMKVGRSAQARAATVSHTASLAGSDAASDAFLKRLGIARVNSIASFLETLKFLHVHKQLDGNTLSSMSCSGGEASVMADSAEGRAVHFPVLTPEHRAKVKSTLGPLVAVANPLDYHTFIWNNEPALTETFTAMVSGGFALNCLVLDFPRKDRCSDVDWWATVRGFEAALKTNNAKGAIVASLPENIPEEYIAGLMARDIAPLCGITEAFDAAEAAAFIGQAWKTPLPQPVVSPEEIHAENLTPDEAEAKAILRRHGLPVPIGQHCQSVEEATAAAKGLTFPVALKALGVAHKSELNAVRLNLRDEQSVRAAADDLISIGSGLYVERMVTNTIAELIVGIVDDPQFGPLMTLGTGGVLVELLKDSVTLLLPSSRAEIEAALRSLRMFPLLDGYRGKPKADLDAALDAILGIADFAVKNAGRIVELDINPLLVCRSGQGAWIADALLVTRGELHE; this comes from the coding sequence GTGCCAAAACTTGACCGTCTGCTTCGACCCAAAACCATTGCAGTCTTCGGCGGCCTTCAGGCCGCTGAAGTCATCAAGCAATCGCAGAAAATGGGATTCTCCGGCGAGATATGGCCTGTTCATCCCAAGCACGATGAAATTCTTGGCCTGAAAGCCTATCGCTCGGTTGCCGATCTACCCGGCAGCCCGGATGCGGCGTTTGTCGGCGTCAACCGGTTTCTGACCATCGATATTGTCAGGCAGTTGCGCGAACGCGGCGCGGGCGTTGCCGTGTGCTATGCGTCGGGCTTTCTGGAAGCTGGCGCCGATGATGCGGATGGCGCAAGGCTGCAGGATGAGCTGATCGAGGCGGCGGGCGATATGCCGATCATCGGGCCAAACTGTTATGGCCTGATCAATTATTGCGATGGCGCCCTGCTCTGGCCCGACCAACATGGCGGTCGCAGGCTTGCCGCCGATGAGCGCGGTGTTGCCATCATCACCCAATCATCCAACATTGCCATCAACATGACCATGCAGACGCGCGGACTGCCGATTGCCCATGTGATGACCGCAGGCAATCAGGCGCAAACGGGCCTGCCCGATATGGCCATTGCCCTGCTTGAGGATGAGCGGGTCACAGCGCTCGGCCTGCATATTGAAGCGTTCCAGTCGGCGGCAAAATTCGAGGTTTTGGCAAAACGCGCGCGAGAACTGAACAAACCCATCGTCGCCATGAAGGTTGGCCGCTCGGCACAGGCGCGCGCGGCAACCGTTTCACATACGGCCTCGTTGGCTGGATCGGATGCGGCATCGGATGCATTTTTGAAGCGCCTCGGCATTGCCCGGGTGAATTCAATTGCATCATTCCTCGAAACGCTGAAATTCCTGCATGTGCATAAACAGCTCGACGGCAATACGCTTTCGTCCATGAGTTGTTCCGGCGGCGAAGCCTCCGTTATGGCCGACAGTGCCGAAGGCCGCGCTGTTCACTTTCCAGTCCTCACACCCGAACATCGGGCCAAAGTGAAATCGACTCTGGGGCCGCTGGTCGCCGTTGCCAATCCGCTCGATTACCACACCTTTATCTGGAACAATGAACCGGCGCTTACCGAGACCTTTACCGCCATGGTGTCGGGCGGCTTTGCGCTTAATTGCCTTGTGCTTGACTTTCCCCGCAAAGACCGATGTTCCGATGTGGATTGGTGGGCAACCGTGCGGGGGTTTGAGGCTGCTCTGAAAACCAATAATGCCAAGGGCGCCATTGTCGCCTCCCTGCCGGAAAACATACCGGAGGAATATATTGCCGGACTGATGGCGAGGGATATCGCACCGCTTTGCGGGATCACGGAGGCGTTTGACGCTGCTGAAGCCGCAGCCTTTATCGGGCAGGCATGGAAAACGCCGTTGCCCCAGCCCGTTGTTTCTCCCGAAGAAATCCATGCGGAAAACCTGACACCGGATGAGGCTGAAGCAAAAGCCATCCTTAGAAGGCACGGTTTGCCTGTGCCAATAGGTCAGCATTGCCAAAGCGTCGAAGAAGCCACTGCGGCGGCGAAAGGACTGACCTTTCCGGTGGCATTGAAAGCACTTGGCGTTGCGCACAAATCCGAGCTTAATGCCGTCAGGCTTAATCTGCGGGATGAACAATCCGTGCGTGCAGCCGCTGATGATTTAATCAGTATCGGTAGTGGGCTTTATGTCGAACGCATGGTGACAAACACCATCGCCGAACTCATTGTTGGCATTGTCGATGATCCGCAATTCGGACCGCTGATGACGCTCGGCACAGGCGGTGTGCTGGTTGAACTGCTGAAAGACAGCGTGACGCTGCTGCTGCCATCGAGCCGAGCCGAGATCGAAGCCGCCCTGCGTTCACTGCGCATGTTTCCGCTGCTCGATGGCTATCGTGGCAAACCGAAAGCCGATCTTGATGCGGCCTTGGATGCCATTCTTGGCATTGCCGATTTTGCGGTGAAGAATGCCGGCAGGATCGTTGAACTCGATATCAATCCGCTGCTTGTCTGCCGCAGCGGCCAAGGCGCATGGATAGCCGATGCGCTGCTTGTAACAAGGGGAGAGTTGCATGAGTGA
- a CDS encoding carnitinyl-CoA dehydratase — protein sequence MSDVIRTRREGGIFEVTLDRPKANAIDLKTSRLLGETFQKFRDDPELRVAIVQTEGDKFFSAGWDLKAAASGDAVDGDYGVGGFGGLQELRDLNKPVIAAVNGMAVGGGFELALSCDLIFASDHSSFALPEIRAGTLADAATVKLPKRIPYHVAMDLLFTGRWMDVAEAHRWGLVNEVLPKDRLMERVWEIARLLESGPPLVFAAIKEVAREAEDMGFQDAMNWITKRKFRTVDALYASEDGQEGFKAFAEKRDPVWKGK from the coding sequence ATGAGTGATGTGATCAGAACGCGCCGCGAAGGCGGTATTTTCGAAGTCACGCTGGATCGTCCGAAGGCCAATGCCATCGACCTCAAGACCAGCCGCCTGCTGGGAGAAACCTTCCAGAAATTCCGTGACGATCCTGAATTGCGCGTGGCGATTGTCCAGACCGAAGGCGACAAATTCTTCTCCGCTGGTTGGGATTTGAAGGCAGCCGCAAGCGGCGATGCTGTTGATGGCGATTATGGTGTCGGCGGCTTTGGCGGATTGCAGGAATTGCGCGACCTCAACAAGCCTGTAATCGCCGCCGTCAACGGTATGGCGGTGGGCGGCGGATTTGAACTCGCCCTCTCCTGCGATCTTATCTTTGCCTCCGATCATTCCAGTTTTGCCCTGCCTGAGATTCGTGCCGGGACGCTTGCCGATGCCGCAACGGTGAAACTGCCCAAGCGCATTCCCTATCATGTCGCCATGGACCTGCTTTTTACCGGCCGTTGGATGGACGTTGCCGAGGCGCATCGCTGGGGTCTCGTCAACGAGGTTCTGCCCAAGGACAGACTGATGGAGCGTGTCTGGGAGATCGCGCGTCTGCTTGAAAGCGGCCCGCCACTCGTATTCGCCGCCATCAAGGAAGTGGCGCGTGAAGCAGAGGATATGGGTTTTCAGGACGCCATGAACTGGATCACCAAGCGTAAATTCCGCACCGTCGATGCACTTTATGCCTCGGAGGACGGTCAGGAAGGTTTTAAAGCCTTTGCCGAAAAACGCGATCCCGTGTGGAAAGGCAAATGA
- a CDS encoding alpha/beta hydrolase, with amino-acid sequence MSTDYSVLIDAETWAFIERTNSFYPPDAVDTTVARQREVYNRMCRAFFVGYPQSVSSADRFVDADGRKIPVRIYDKENTEAEAICLYFHGGGFVVGGLDSHDDVCAEICEATGFRVISVDYRLAPEHVHPASFEDCLAVFEHVAATTAVPIVLCGDSAGGNLVAAVSHHVRHSDRAPIGQVMIYPGLGGAQNEGSYITHAEAPMLTTRDTVYYAKVRSGDHDWSNDPRFAPLVDTDFSNLPDTIVISAECDPLSDDGRHYCERISASGGKTIWNNEPGLVHGYLRGRHSVERARSSFRRICTAVHLLGQGRWPGQL; translated from the coding sequence ATGAGCACGGATTATTCGGTTCTGATCGATGCGGAAACCTGGGCTTTCATCGAGCGGACCAACAGCTTTTACCCGCCCGATGCCGTCGATACGACCGTCGCCCGGCAACGCGAGGTCTATAACCGCATGTGCCGGGCATTTTTCGTCGGCTATCCCCAAAGCGTTTCATCCGCTGATCGCTTCGTTGATGCCGATGGCAGGAAAATCCCTGTCCGCATCTATGACAAGGAGAACACCGAAGCCGAAGCCATCTGCCTGTATTTTCACGGTGGCGGCTTTGTCGTCGGTGGTCTCGACAGCCATGATGATGTCTGTGCTGAGATTTGTGAGGCCACCGGCTTTCGCGTTATCTCCGTCGATTACCGCCTTGCGCCTGAACATGTGCATCCCGCATCGTTCGAGGATTGTCTGGCAGTCTTTGAGCATGTGGCGGCAACAACTGCCGTGCCGATTGTTCTGTGCGGCGACAGTGCTGGCGGCAATCTGGTTGCTGCCGTTTCGCACCATGTGCGCCACAGTGATCGCGCGCCGATTGGTCAGGTGATGATCTATCCGGGATTGGGCGGTGCGCAGAATGAGGGTTCGTATATCACCCATGCGGAAGCACCTATGTTGACCACACGCGATACGGTCTACTACGCCAAGGTCAGAAGCGGTGATCACGACTGGTCAAACGACCCCCGCTTTGCCCCGCTCGTTGACACGGATTTTTCCAACCTTCCCGATACGATTGTGATCTCTGCCGAATGCGATCCGCTATCGGATGATGGCAGGCACTATTGCGAGCGGATATCTGCTTCCGGCGGCAAGACGATCTGGAACAATGAGCCGGGTCTGGTGCATGGCTATCTGCGAGGGCGCCACAGTGTCGAGCGTGCCCGCTCCAGCTTCCGCCGCATATGCACTGCGGTGCATTTGCTGGGCCAAGGCCGCTGGCCGGGCCAGCTTTGA